The window tactgctcctgtggtgtcacccaagtgtccgtaaggcccgacattcatattccacCCAAAACgatgtcatttacaccgtgtttttagcctaaatgtcctctgtggtCCTTGCGTGCGGCTCCAGAGGAGAATATCAGAGGATACATAGGGATCACACTACACGAGTAGTATCGaggcatttcatgtttttcttcagttgtttttatgtttgaagaattgatccccagttacttcaattgaattgaatttggctgcaacgctgtttacccctgaactTTATCCTATACCTGGTTTATCTGAAATTAATATTTAgagtcagtgtttttcaaatgaaacagaattttcttaattattttcGTATGAGGCTCATATATATTAACTATTTcgtcatacattgcatgtcggctgtTTCAAAGGTCTCTTGGCATCTTTGTCCATGTCCTCCACGTGTAAggctccactttttcatcctgagatttttgtattctatatttttgttttcatttttgcatctgtcacatgttagaaacatcaaccCCCCCAGGTTATTGTGATTGGATTATTAAATACTGCACTAATAATCCATGTAAGATTACTAATCTTCACTCTTGTACAggacatgttgttgttgctgtttttcagaGAGACATCACCGTTAAAACCATCCTAAAATACCTGCGGATTGCAGAACAGCCACCAGACTTCCTGCAGCCACTCCTCCTCCGCCTGCGACTGCAGCAGACGACATCATGGTTGCAGCCATGGAGCCTGCAGCTATTCCAGTTGCAGTGAAGCCTATGGCTCCCAGAGACACAGGAACCAGGATCACAGCACCTGCTGCTCATGGACATGAACACGGAGAATGTGCTGATTGATTTACTGCACAGTAAAGTGTGTTAAAGGGTTAGTGAATCTCTTTTTGGACTCATCCTGCTGTCTTAATTCTGTTTTAGTTAGTTCAtataaacagatgtttttccTGAGTTGTTTTatcaattttttgttttatttcttttttaaataaattgtttttacTGCTTTCACATGAGGTTATTGGGTTACAGGTTATGCATGAATTGTGctatattaataaagtttattatgatgatgattcttcttcttcttcttcttcttattagcAGTAGTAGGAGTAGTATTGTTAAAGAGTCTTACCTGCTCCTGCTATAATGGCGGCAGTTGTCCCTGAAACACACCATTAAAGTAATATTCACATTCCCAGCTCCTCTGGCTGAATCAAAGACATCTGCTGTGGTTACTGTCATCATTACATTTCAGATTTAaaggaaaatgtagaaatacgTGTCGGTTTAATAAGACACTCACCTTTAACCcccatgttgttgtgttgtctttccTGGTCGGACTGTGTAGTGTGTTGTGAAGCTGGGCTGAGCTACAGAGGAGGGACACAGTCAGAGAAAAGGGAACAAAAAGTGAAGTGAAAGAGAAGCCCCGAAAGGGCGACAGGTGACAGTGGAGTGGAGTGGGAGTGTCAGTGGATAGTTTCACACCAGGGAACACACTGACTGACGTGCACTCACCACCGTCCTCATACAACAATAAAGCGAACAGCAGCACAGACCTCCTAGTCGTTCCTGTTGCAGCGCAGACCTCGAGGTTTCGCTCTGTTTTCCGGACACGATCACGTGGTAGGTGTTGCGCACGCGCACATGGAAGGTGTGGGGTCAGCCTGTGATGCAGACAAGATGCCCACTGCCACCATCGCCCCTGTGTAGCAGCGGAGCGCCGCAGACCCCCCCCCTGTCGTCCCCCAGCTCAGCTGCATGTTGTAGTCCGACACACGGAGCTCCATGTCTGTGGCGAATGCGAAACACACGGTCCTGAATCCGGTAAGAGGCTTattctcttcatcatcttcatcttcatcatcatcagcagcagcagctctctgatGCCATCATGCAATCTacagacccccccaccccacccctcctgTAGCTCACAGTGCAGATAAACACTGTATTCAAGTTGCAGTGATGTCAGCATGTGTGCAGAGACGAGCTGCATGGGTCCGTGTTCACTATGCACCGGTCTGTGTTCACCGTGCATGGATCTGTGTTCACCATGCACCGGTCTGTGTTCACCGTGCATGGGTCTGTGTTCACTCTGTGCACAGGTGTGTCTTCACCGTCCACGGGTctgtgttcaccctgtgcaCGGATCTGTGTTCAGTTGTTCAGTGGTCGTCAGTGCAGGTGTCCACTGCTCCTCACCTCTgctccccccccacctcagGTGATCCCATACACAGGGCCCGTACCCGGAGGCCTGCACCCTGGGgagatcatcatcatccaggGCACCGTGCCCCCAGATGCTGACCGGTGAGTCTGACTCAAACCAGAGGATGAGCTGCAGACGTGTGGACATGTGTCTTATTGGTAAAGCCACAgcatttcatatttactttgaATCAGGAAAAACTTCAAAACATTATCTTGTTTACTTTATTAGTTCCTAAACTTTTAAACCTAAACTTCATTCTCTGCTCCACACTCACACCCTGGGACCCTCACAGCTTGAATCAATGACACCACAGATATCTAATATGAGAAAGTCTAATGTATGGGCATGTTCTCAAGGTGAAAATATATGTATGAATTAGGGATGggcaaaaattatatcaagataaaaaaaatcagtggatatcgataattatcataTTAAATGTCTTAGTATTATTTCTTTtgagtttaaagacagatttttactccgagtgaaggttgtggttttaaactcttctctATGAACggagaataaaaaacactgatgtgtACCACCTTGATAGTCTGATACATACATCacataacaataacacaatggacaaattgtgcaaaaactacttcATTCAAAATTTCCATTCCAATGAATTGGAAGAATGTTTGCATTGCATAGTGTCACGGAACAGTCAACACATTGAACTGGAATTCATTAGCAATAAACATTATACACTTATACAGTAGAAGGTGGAAACAAATCTAAATTGTTGCAACATGactggaggaaaaacagagaaaaagggaCTGTGGTATTACCCCTTATCCAAAAGGTAGAAATACTTCAACACCCAGAATGCACCTGGAACCATCAGGCCTCTCCCAGTGGTTAATCTTGACCTAAACTTCAGGAATGTTTACAAAATgctattttgtaaataaaactatttataGCTGGGGCGGGACTATCGATTCGCTATCGTGGAAAAAATGACTGCGATTGTCAGCTGATCGATATTTTTGTCCAGCTCTAGTCTTTGGGAACATCTGGTTTATTTCTGTGGACACAGCGGGGCATCAGCTGACATCATGTGTTTATAGGAACAATTAAATTGTCATTAAGTTACAAAATTATCAGCTTCCTCTGTCGAACATATGGctataaatatttcacaatgatAACAACTACTAGATGAGCCTGGATTCATTTGAGCTCAGCTTTGACTTAGTGGAACTTTTAAGCTCCTCAAATCCTGATTTTGCTCCATCAAACTAAACTAATAAAAGTCCTACTACTACTTTGTGATAATTGTAGTTCATCAAATGATGAAAACCCTGTAACACACAGTAAAGCTGAGACCTTTCAGCGCCCGGCCTTTAATCCAGCGTCGGTGTGGGCCATGTCTGCAGGTTTCAGATCGACCTGTCGAGCGGCTGCAGCACCAAGCCGCGCTCTGACGTCGCCCTCCACTTCAGCCCGTGCTTCACAGGCCCCCCCAGGGTGGTATGCAACTCCCTGCTGCAGGAGAGctggggtgaggaggagacgctcCATCAGCTGCCCTACAAACGCGGAGCCCCCTTCGAGACCATCATCCTGGTGCATGACGACGTCTTTAAGGTCAGTGATCCTACGATGCTACCTGcaaacaacacaagcacataGTGAGttaattaatggaaaaacaaaatggttCTAAAGTATCTGTCTTCACCCATAGGTGGCAGTAAATGGTACTCACCTGCTGAGCTACAAGCACAGAATCCCACTGAACAGGGTCGACACATTTTCTATTTCGGGGAAAGTCAGGGTGTACGCTGTTGGCTACATCCCAAACTCAGTAAGTACATTTCccttgttttcatatttttttcctcacaaGCTAGTGAGATGTGTGCTTCTTTTATAGAAACGTcttgtttattcatttctaaatgTGGCTTTCCCCCCCCAGGCGATATATTCAGAATCAGGTGACTTGgtgagtttttcctttttgcgtCATCTTCATAAAACCCCTGTGCATGAATGTGCCCAGTGTCTTGTGATGCTGCTAAAAGTGGATCACACTTTGTAAAGGATCCCTTTGTGCTCTGTAGACTGTTCAAGTGGGCGTGCAGACCTTTTAAGGACAGCTCTGGTTTTTCGACAGCTTCTGTCTCATTTTAGTGATGACACTGTTGTGGTGTCTAAGATCTGGGAACATGGCTACAGCCAAGTCTATTTGGGCAACAGACCTTCAGGAAGTTGTAAATAAAGTGTTGGGGACGATGCTGCGTTCCCAGATGGTGCCGGATGGAGTGATGTCCAGAGCTGTGAACATACATTTTTGCTCAAGCATTAAGAAATAGTTTGGAATAATAAGTCCCATGTTATCTACACTGTACACAGAACACCAAATGTACAGCTGATCACGATGTGAACACTCAAGGGTTTTCCTCATATGCATTTATACGTACATACTGAATATACTCACAATATGTCAATGCATACAGTCGTGtaaaatacattcatacatagaaacgtgttttttttatcttgtccACTTCTTTCTTCACCTGAATTTAAAAGCCCCACCAGACGACAGCTGCAAATGAACCGTGACATCACTTCTCACTATGTTTCAATGTTAGTCCATATTACCCTCGTCAATCCAACACAATACAATCAAATACCAAAGACAAATGATGCTGAAATCAAgattaaactagaatggcactcagagtgTACATGCCTCTGCCACAGTTCCCTTATTCGAATCTCCACTAAAtttctcacactcataaatatcagttccctaaatatattttttcatcaagatccatgaattatcatctgtgaaaacactgtgaaacaaagtcaaataaaaatgtcttggATCtacccctgatccagatctgcaccataATGTAATAGGTTCTTCCCGGACTATTAATGTTCTGATCATATCCTTCCTCCAGGTTTTGTGGTGATCGTTCCTGTAGTTTTTACGAAATCTTGCTTAAAATACCAACAAACAAGTAAACCAACAACTAACTttcaaatatacacaaatatatacaaaaataaaatataacctccttagcTGAGGTAAAAAGTGTTTAgaatacagatttttaaaaagggcTCAGAGTTGTGAGTGTTGATGAATGAATTAGAGGATTGACAGGAAGATgatgtgatgtaatgtgttGACAACTAAGCAGCCATTTTGAATTCATCGTTCAAATCATATTTTCCAAAGCGACATTTGTTGGGttcagcttcttaaatgtgatgatttgcGGCTTCGCTTTGTGATGCAGGATGTGATAATCTTAGCGTCTTGGATTATTGccccaaaaaaaataatactttGGATTGTGGGAAATAGCTCAGTCTTAATAGATCAAAtgattaatggagaaaataattgTATTCAAAAGGTTTATCAGCAGTTATGTTGTTATTTCAGAGCCTCCCTTACAAGGGCAGTATACTGAAAGGCCTGAGCCCAGGGCAGCACATCACAATCAAAGGACAAGTCAGCATGTATCCTCACAGGTAAAGTGacatatttatattcacaaGTGTATTTATCAATCACTGATTGATTTGGTCAGTTCATGTACTGTTGTAGAGGTCTCTGTGATAATCGCTGGGCCTGAAACATTTCCTTTATGAACATTATTTACCTCTTGTCCATGTTTCCTCCAGTTTCACCGTGAACCTCTGCAACAGCAGGACGGAGAACATCGCCTTCCATCTGAACCCTCGCATGAAGTCGGGTGTGTTCATCAGGAACTCGTACCTGAGTGAGACGTGGGGTCAGGAGGAGCGGGAGCTGcccttctttcccttttcatcGGGGGAGTACTTCGAGGTAGGAGCCACTGAACCACTTCACTCTACTTTGAAAAGGGTGTGGGGGATGTGGATATCACTTTAGGTAAATAATGTCACATCCTCACACAATGATGCCTTTAcctggatccggatcaggggtgAATCCAAGGTAAttctttcactgtctttaacgtCGTGAGATTcaatgtttttctacattttctttgatttctcagagaataattcatggatcttgatgaaaaaaaatcaggcatgtttaggggactgatatttacgagtgtgtgcaatttgccATTCAAGTTGTGTATAGATTTGAGCATAATTCAttattagtgtttttttgtgtttttttttcagattctcATCCTCTGTCAGTCCCATCAGTTCAAGCTGGCAGTGAACGGCTCGCACTTGTTCGAGTTCAGACATCGGGTGCAGGACCTGAGCAGCATCGACCAGCTGGAGATCATGGGAGacctggagctcactgatgtTAAACTGTGGTGACTCGGGACTCCACAGCGACACAGAAACCAGCGTTACCGACACCGTCAAGTCCTGGTGATCGACGGTTAATTAGCTCAGCCCCAATGACGCAGACGGTGGATgctaaaaacatcaaaaatccCGAGCTGACTTCTGGATCgactttcaaaaaaaaaaaaaaaaaagctaagaaaaaaaagcacagcGATATTAAACTAGTTCAACCATTGACAAAATGATCCATCTATCCAGCTCAGAGGACCGATGCATGAGCGGGGGCTGTGTCGGAGAATCAGGGCTGTGAGCCACCATGACCGTTTACAGCGTTTACAGAGTTAGGGTTGCCTTGGTTCATATCTTCTACTGTCTCTagtttctctctgctgtgataCGCCATTAGTGCACTGTATAATTAAAACAGCaagcatttaaatgttaatattattaaGTAGGATGGAGTATTGGGAGGATATAGACATTTTTTTGAGATTTTGAGGATGTTATATTACGAAAATAAAGTTGcgatttaatgagaaaaaagtcatagtacAAGCATATAGAAAAAGGTTTTAGGAAAACAGCAGCAAGGACCCGTGGTCTTCAGAGTTCAACTCCGTCTAGATCtaaaatcttgaaaaaaaaggaaacttcaTAAGtttaagtattttgttatttgttaaacaaacattaaagtACACTtgacaagatgctccacattcctcatttttaCACAGGCGACTGgttgatcttctgatattccccctCCATGATGACACTTAACCTTAATTtaagactttattctcataataatACTTCATTCTCAAAATCTCAAGAGTTTTTGTTCCCCTGTAAGTGACCATAAATATGACTCTGGCGTAAATAAGCACTTAAATCCTGGCTTTGTTTAAATGTCATGACAGTCTGCatataaaacaatgaatgaaacTGTTGGGCCCGTATTTTCTTTTGGAGCAAAgctcaataaatcaaatttattGTGCAGCTAAGTtaaagaaatcattttttaataaaatgttttgtgattACTATTTTCTTtggagagaaaaatgtattgtaatGTCATTAACATTTTCACCTGCAATATTTTGCCCagttctttatttacttttcttccgtttttttttatcctcagcATTCTTTAACACAACTCCGCGTGTGCTTGACAAGTTGAAATCTATTCATGATTTAGTGCAGCAGAAATTAAGCACAGTGCAGTACAGGGTCAATGAAAACTCTTTATAATAACCTAACAAATGCTGTTTTGCGATCTTTATGTGAGCTGTAGACTGAAATAGAATCCTGCATCGCTTGTCTCACTATTGTCCtgctccaaataaaaaaaaatgtccctggTTTAGAAATACAACCAAAAATCAGATATTTCTTTTCCAGTGCGATtgcgttttttttcccctttgtttATTGcaattattgtaaaaatgtattaaaaatctTCCCTATATCATAAAtgagttaataaataaatgtgttactGTTTGATGCTTTTGTGTGATGGATTGTTCAGACATTGAGAATTTACCTGCAGTACTTGTGCTCAGCCACAAGGTGGTGGAATAGTATTAAATGTTTACTGACCGCCTTGCACTACCCAGACTCCTTCACCAACCACCTCCTGTCAGTGAACACCAGACTTTCTCTTTGGGGGATAAAGAAGCAGTAGTTCTCTCTTTAAGGCCCCTACACTTGAGtcttcattttagttttaacatCTCTGTGCAAAAGTTAGCgcctgaggctgcagcagaaccaTCGGGATGAACGGAAGAATAAATGGCCTCAAGTCTTAACCTTCTTTGAGCATCCATAGATGTCTGGAAACATTCAGACAggcttttttttcaaatctgtcTATTTTACGTTCCAATCGCCGCAGGCATCAGTCACAAGATGAATTTTAAAGGAAATGCTATCACCACATGACTCCCACATTAGCTCTTACTGCACTGTGCCTCCTAAACCTCAATAttaatcaaatgttttctgATAAAAAGTTGGTGTTTTATTAATATCCACAGGAAATATAATTTGTAGAGGTGTTGCAATAACCATGGTACAGTACAACAGtctcttattctttttttttttaaacagataaaaagCAGGGTGATATGCAACATGACATCAACCATTGCACTGCTGAGAATGTCCATGAAAAAAAGGCAGAAGACAAAAGTCCGATCAGCAACAGGCAAATAGGCTAAAGTTTGTTTTACAAAAAGTCAGGTGTGTGATCCACTGACAGACATTCAGCTCTCTGACCAATGAACTGTTATAtactgtcaaaacatggattcTTGTTTTAGCTGGACAACGCTCAAGGACATTCGCCACGAAGCTCCACTGTCCAGTCTCCAGGAAGATGGAGGATGGGATCCCTTGAActttaaaacatacacacaccaaaaaaaaatgagagaagTGTATGACTGAGTTGTCATACACTCCACCACACATGGAACCATCTCCCAGTCCCAGCAGAGAGGTTTGGCAAGACAATGGCTGAGGACAACTGGTTTCACTTAGTCACATACCACAGTTTCTAGCAGCTGAATTTAAACCACAGTCAGTTTTTTCTCCAGATCTCATGTCCTGCTGAGAAGAAAGGGAGGGGGAGATGTGGTTCAAAAGTGGCACAGTTTCAGGGGTTGGATGAATGTTTTTAGGggagaggtggtggagggggatGGGGGTATATTCCATTGTCAGACGGAGCTGAGCTTTACCAGTCCTCTGACAGAGTCCTCATGTAGCGAGTCCTGGCTGGCTGGGTTGTAGAAGCCGGCCTGCATGGTGTGGCTATGGGGGCTGCCGCAGGGTAGCATACCTGGGGGCGAGGGCACTTCCTCTGGAGTGAGATAGTGGTGGTGTGCCAGCGGCTCCTGAAGGGGGtggctgtggttgtgtgtgtgtgtgtgtgtgtggctgtgtccGTGGATTGGTAACATGTCTGTGGCCTCGTGGCAGCTGAGGCTGGGGGTCGACGTTGGAGGCGTTGGCTGCCCGAGGGGGAGCGAGGTGCACGGGCCGGACAGGCTGAGGGAGTTGCGGCCCGGTAGAGAGACTCCGTTTTCGGGAGAGGTCGTCAGGATGACTGGTtcgctgctctgctgctggaggagaggggTGTTGGCGGCCTGCAAAACGAATTTGGTGCCTTGAATGCACTGGTCTTGATCACACTGCGAGGAAGCAGCCGGAAGCAAGAGACAGAACAACACAGGAGGGGATGTGACAGCCAGAGATAGATAAGGTGCAGGAGGTGAAGgatggaaatagaaaaataaagagagaggCAGTGTGGAAAATTagatgaaggaggaaacaagggaTCGAGATGTGAGAAGACAACAGAGGAGGGGACAGGTGATTGGATAagggagagacaaagaaagagacaaagatgtTAGTACCCTGGTTAGAATCAGAGCCACACAGAGAGC of the Hippoglossus stenolepis isolate QCI-W04-F060 chromosome 10, HSTE1.2, whole genome shotgun sequence genome contains:
- the LOC118116098 gene encoding interferon alpha-inducible protein 27-like protein 2A isoform X2 codes for the protein MRTVLSPASQHTTQSDQERQHNNMGVKAGAVILVPVSLGAIGFTATGIAAGSMAATMMSSAAVAGGGGVAAGSLVAVLQSAGTAGLSWAVTGVVASTGAAVGWLTSLISRKSSKEKKD
- the LOC118116097 gene encoding galectin-8; protein product: MSVANAKHTVLNPVIPYTGPVPGGLHPGEIIIIQGTVPPDADRFQIDLSSGCSTKPRSDVALHFSPCFTGPPRVVCNSLLQESWGEEETLHQLPYKRGAPFETIILVHDDVFKVAVNGTHLLSYKHRIPLNRVDTFSISGKVRVYAVGYIPNSAIYSESGDLSLPYKGSILKGLSPGQHITIKGQVSMYPHSFTVNLCNSRTENIAFHLNPRMKSGVFIRNSYLSETWGQEERELPFFPFSSGEYFEILILCQSHQFKLAVNGSHLFEFRHRVQDLSSIDQLEIMGDLELTDVKLW
- the LOC118116098 gene encoding interferon alpha-inducible protein 27-like protein 2A isoform X3; protein product: MGVKGTTAAIIAGAAGAVILVPVSLGAIGFTATGIAAGSMAATMMSSAAVAGGGGVAAGSLVAVLQSAGTAGLSWAVTGVVASTGAAVGWLTSLISRKSSKEKKD
- the LOC118116098 gene encoding interferon alpha-inducible protein 27-like protein 2A isoform X1, with translation MRTVLSPASQHTTQSDQERQHNNMGVKGTTAAIIAGAAGAVILVPVSLGAIGFTATGIAAGSMAATMMSSAAVAGGGGVAAGSLVAVLQSAGTAGLSWAVTGVVASTGAAVGWLTSLISRKSSKEKKD